Proteins found in one Hymenobacter sp. J193 genomic segment:
- a CDS encoding DUF6331 family protein — MPKQDSLRIGTSESINLMDFDPLSDAMLELGRPEATEAGALALTSLDIFWNQLEVDCVAQCCGVYAFDWWPNNILKAAQGLNKQEVVEELRQMEKAVYQSDKPIVCHHRLNQLFARASFLQLQKHLLSILTGEGAS; from the coding sequence ATGCCCAAGCAAGATTCTCTCCGGATCGGTACTAGTGAATCGATTAACCTGATGGATTTCGATCCATTAAGCGACGCTATGTTAGAATTGGGCCGTCCGGAAGCGACCGAAGCGGGTGCGTTGGCATTGACCTCTCTGGATATTTTTTGGAATCAGTTGGAAGTCGATTGCGTAGCACAGTGTTGCGGCGTGTACGCCTTCGATTGGTGGCCGAACAACATCCTCAAAGCGGCCCAGGGGCTGAACAAACAAGAAGTTGTGGAGGAGCTTCGTCAGATGGAGAAAGCCGTTTACCAGAGTGATAAACCGATTGTCTGCCACCATCGCTTAAACCAGCTTTTTGCGCGGGCTTCATTCCTGCAATTACAGAAGCATCTGCTCTCGATACTGACTGGCGAAGGAGCCAGCTAA
- a CDS encoding recombinase family protein: protein MRVALYARVSTADKDQDPENQLLVLRREAERAGDVVYKEYVDQDSGRRSESRKAFQELMRDAQKRKFDLVRVWDLSRFSREGIEKVFEHTSLLEQCGVSF from the coding sequence ATGAGAGTAGCGCTTTACGCCCGCGTGTCCACCGCCGACAAGGACCAGGATCCGGAGAATCAGCTGCTGGTGCTGCGCCGGGAGGCTGAGCGCGCCGGCGACGTGGTCTACAAGGAATACGTGGATCAGGACTCGGGCCGCAGGAGCGAGAGCCGCAAAGCCTTTCAGGAGCTGATGCGCGATGCGCAGAAGCGCAAGTTCGACCTGGTGCGCGTGTGGGACTTGAGCCGCTTCAGCCGCGAGGGCATCGAGAAGGTATTTGAGCACACCTCCCTGCTGGAGCAGTGCGGGGTAAGCTTCTGA
- a CDS encoding IS5 family transposase, with product MEITRRAYPSDVTDDEWGFLLPYLLLVREDAAQRQYPLRELFNALRYVVRTGCTWRYLPHDLPPWATCYQQWARWRDARVFEALTDDLRQVLRLNEARPADPSAVIFDSRTLQSTPESGHRAGYDGAKRRKGSKVHVAVDTLGHLLAAVVTPANEQDRAQVGVLAEEVQVASGQSVTLAYADQGYTGEAPAQAAEQHGIELHVVKLDQAKRGFVLLPRRWVVERSLSWSARYKRLARDYERLAVSLQQLHYLAFAGLMLAKAAGLNLLASA from the coding sequence ATGGAAATTACCCGCCGCGCTTACCCCAGCGACGTAACCGACGACGAATGGGGCTTTTTATTGCCTTACCTGTTGCTGGTGCGGGAAGATGCTGCCCAGCGACAATACCCGCTGCGTGAGCTGTTTAACGCGTTGCGCTACGTCGTGCGCACGGGCTGCACCTGGCGCTACTTGCCCCATGATTTGCCGCCCTGGGCCACGTGCTACCAGCAGTGGGCCCGCTGGCGCGACGCCCGTGTGTTTGAGGCCCTTACCGACGACCTGCGCCAGGTGCTGCGCTTGAACGAGGCCCGGCCCGCCGACCCGAGCGCCGTGATTTTTGATTCGCGTACGCTGCAGAGCACGCCCGAAAGCGGGCACCGGGCGGGCTACGACGGCGCCAAACGGCGCAAGGGCAGCAAGGTGCACGTGGCCGTCGACACGCTCGGGCACCTGCTGGCGGCTGTGGTCACACCGGCCAACGAGCAGGACCGGGCGCAGGTGGGTGTGCTGGCCGAAGAAGTGCAAGTAGCATCGGGGCAAAGCGTTACGCTGGCCTACGCCGACCAGGGGTATACGGGGGAAGCGCCCGCGCAGGCCGCCGAACAGCACGGCATCGAGCTGCACGTGGTCAAACTCGACCAAGCCAAACGCGGCTTCGTGCTCTTGCCCCGCCGCTGGGTCGTCGAGCGCAGCCTAAGCTGGAGCGCCCGCTACAAGCGCCTGGCCCGTGACTACGAGCGGCTGGCCGTCAGTTTGCAACAACTCCACTACCTGGCCTTCGCGGGGCTCATGTTGGCCAAAGCCGCTGGCCTTAATTTGCTCGCAAGTGCATAA
- a CDS encoding IS3 family transposase yields MRRVSGVLGFSRQAYYQHQNRQFTSEEREQYVLDLVAKVREDHPRMGGKKLYYLLQEQFMTQGIKLGRDALFDLLAANNLLIRRRKRKAITTFSRHKFRKYPNLIKNLTPLRPNQVWVADITYWFTEAGCLYISLLTDAYSHRIMGFAVAETLATVHCRCALEMALRQISKRAGRHLIHHSDRGIQYCSQEYLAPLAAWHVQVSMTENSDPLENPVAERINGILKQEYLSHQPVRSLDEAQQHLERAVFLYNYKRPHLSCNYQSPDEAHRSWGPLERRWKNYYKPPVANEPKESNFRTTTETVNADPDYH; encoded by the coding sequence CTGCGGCGGGTCAGCGGGGTACTTGGGTTCAGCCGCCAGGCTTACTACCAGCACCAAAACCGACAATTCACCAGCGAGGAACGCGAACAGTACGTCCTGGACTTGGTCGCCAAAGTGCGGGAGGACCACCCGCGCATGGGCGGTAAAAAGCTGTACTATCTGCTGCAAGAGCAGTTTATGACCCAAGGCATCAAGTTGGGCCGGGATGCCCTCTTTGACTTGCTGGCCGCTAATAACCTGCTGATTCGGCGGCGCAAGCGCAAGGCCATCACCACCTTTTCCCGGCATAAATTCCGCAAGTATCCGAACCTGATTAAGAACCTGACGCCCTTACGGCCCAATCAGGTCTGGGTGGCGGACATCACGTACTGGTTTACTGAAGCCGGCTGCCTGTATATCTCGCTGCTCACCGATGCCTACTCGCACCGCATCATGGGCTTCGCTGTAGCCGAAACGCTGGCCACGGTCCACTGTCGGTGCGCGCTGGAAATGGCCCTGCGCCAAATCAGCAAGCGGGCCGGCCGCCACCTGATTCATCACAGCGACCGCGGCATTCAGTACTGCAGCCAGGAATACCTGGCCCCGTTGGCCGCGTGGCACGTGCAGGTGAGCATGACCGAGAACTCCGACCCGCTGGAAAACCCCGTGGCTGAACGTATTAATGGCATCCTCAAGCAGGAGTATTTAAGTCACCAGCCGGTACGTTCGCTGGATGAAGCGCAGCAACACCTTGAACGAGCCGTGTTTCTCTACAACTATAAACGCCCCCATCTGAGTTGCAACTACCAAAGCCCTGATGAAGCACATCGCAGCTGGGGACCGTTAGAGCGGCGCTGGAAAAACTACTACAAACCACCCGTTGCAAACGAGCCAAAGGAAAGTAATTTTAGGACTACCACCGAAACGGTCAACGCAGACCCGGACTACCATTAA